catggctcaatcgactcggctattgatgctgatcaagaatatatatactttatggggtcggaaacgtttccttctgtgcgttacatacaaccgttatccgcacaaatacaatataccctatttactcttcgagtaccgggtataaagagCATTATtcccattgttgttggtgtgaTCTCCCGATCATGTCGGCAACAATAAATCGGCATAACATTGCATTACAGACTGGCCTAGTCCGACTCCTCACACTGCGAAATTTAATAGTTGGAAGACTCCTTTGGCATATTTTGATAATCGGGAGAGTTCTGCCAACCAAATGGCGTTCATGAACCGTATTGTTATTGATACAATCTGATTGCAAGCGTCTAAGGATTAGTCACCGAAATTCATGCAGCCAATCGACGACAGAATGGCTTCGTAGTTAAGGTATTGCTACACCGGGAGGTTCCTCCTTTCTTTTCCTCTCCGACTTAACTTCCTTttaacacacaacacagaaaCACATCCGATAACAGTGTATAAAGTGTAGTTAACGTTTATTTATCAATATTGCTAATTCCCGTCTTTTCCACCTGCGCGAGAagctcctgcagcttgttGTCGAAGAGCTCGCACCGAATGGGCATCTCCAGCGAGTAGAAGGGGTTCTTGAGGACATAGTCCGAGTACAGCTCGTAGAccttgcgcagcagcagatcgaTGCCGTTGAGCCCCGTCTCTGAGATCACAATGAACTTGATGCCGGTGAGTGTTTGGAAGCAGTGCAGCGTGAAGGTGTccgcctccagcagctcgaTGCCGGAGCTCTTTGGCTCGGGGCTCAGTTGGCTGGCGATGGCGAACAGCGGATAGAACATGCTGGCCAGGAAGATCTTCTCGTTGGTGGTCATCTTGGGTCGGCTGAACTTCAGGATTATGGGATAATTCTCAGCGGCCTCCAGTGTCGCTTTCACGTCTCGCCCATCCTCCATTGTGATGCCATTAACGGGAATACTATTCACGGCCACCAGGACATGGCCCACTGGAAAGCCAATGAGTAGAGTTAACTAGAGTGTTATAATCCCAGGGAACGCCTACCGTTTATTTTATCCTTCCTGTTAAAGGCAACCGACACCTTCTTTGAGTCGTAGTCAAGCACCAGATCCAGGGGATATGTGAACGTCTTCTCGTGCTCGATGCGGGGTACATGGTTGTCCAGGTTGAATATAAGGCCACCCGATTTGCTAACTATATAGACGCCATAAATAATCATGGCTTAATTGTTGCAAAATTTGTAATTTCGGAATGTTTTTGTCAGTGTTACAGCgcatttatcgatcaaatataccgcatgacCCTCACAAATATGCCGAAGTGTACCatcacattttc
The sequence above is a segment of the Drosophila subobscura isolate 14011-0131.10 chromosome U, UCBerk_Dsub_1.0, whole genome shotgun sequence genome. Coding sequences within it:
- the LOC117900643 gene encoding trafficking protein particle complex subunit 4, translated to MIIYGVYIVSKSGGLIFNLDNHVPRIEHEKTFTYPLDLVLDYDSKKVSVAFNRKDKINVGHVLVAVNSIPVNGITMEDGRDVKATLEAAENYPIILKFSRPKMTTNEKIFLASMFYPLFAIASQLSPEPKSSGIELLEADTFTLHCFQTLTGIKFIVISETGLNGIDLLLRKVYELYSDYVLKNPFYSLEMPIRCELFDNKLQELLAQVEKTGISNIDK